Genomic DNA from Candidatus Aegiribacteria sp.:
CTCCCAGAACTTAAAGACAAATATGCTGGATTGAGAAAATATCGCATCGGAAACTACAGAATCGTTTTTTCGATCGTTAAGAACACAATACTAATTACTCGAATCCGTCACCGGAAAGAAGCCTATAGAAATTAAGGGAGAACGAACGGCTGCAGTGGAATTACCGCAAGAGTGAAGGTTAGGTGTTCAGCAATCCACTGAGCCTTAGTGTTCTTAAATCGGATTTGTTGTAGGTAGTAATGAGCTGAAAATAAGTATTCTGGAAATGTACAGGGAATTCTTTAGTGTATTCCGATAGATCATAGAGGAGATTGTAATGAAGTTGATACTTGTGCTCTCTATTGTA
This window encodes:
- a CDS encoding type II toxin-antitoxin system RelE/ParE family toxin — translated: MTYSITFKKSVSKDLKKIDKPEADRILKKIAAELPDKADSLPELKDKYAGLRKYRIGNYRIVFSIVKNTILITRIRHRKEAYRN